The window TTGATCGCATCGATCAACATTTTTTGTAAAAATTTTACGATTGGCGCATCGTCAACTTCGGCTGCCTGAGCATCAGCAGCGCCAGTATTAATGTCTTCCTCTTTAAATTCAATATCGTAGTCATCGCCGGATATATCACTTAAGCTTTGTTCCGACGTTTTACTCAGTTTTTCTAATAGTTTAAGCAGTGCATCGTGTTGTACAACCACAATTTCTATACCTAAACCCGTTTGAAATTTAATTTGATCTTGAGCGGAGACATTGGTTGGGTCGGAAACAGCCAAAGAAATTTTATTACCACGCTTGGCTAACGCTACGATGCGTTGTGTCTGCATCAATTTAGAATCAACAATTTTTTCGGGTAAGGTCGCCTCATTAAAAACGCCCAGATCGACTAAAGGATAGCCAAATGTTTCAGAACAAAATGCAGCAAGATCTCTCGCGTTGATTAGACCGCTTTGCAGTAAGCTGTCAACGAAGGGTTTTTTTTCTAACTGAGATTTTTTTTGTACGTCATCTATTTGTGATGCTGGCAAAACATTACCTTGGATTAGCGCTCTGGCAAGTCCTGAGGTTGGTAAGGCTGGAGTCGTATTCGGTAGAACTGCTGACATAAGATCTCACATAGGGCTCTTGCTCAAATTAATCGATGTTATCGTTGCTTTAAGATAATGCAACCAAGCACCTCTTTTGTAAAGGAGCGCACATCATTTGTTTGATGCATTTTGCCTAAAAAAATATAAAGAAGCACAACTGCTTAAAATAACCCATCCTAAATAATTTATATCGCGATCTTCATATCAATAAAAATTAATGATTTCTATCAACCGAAAATTTACAAAGCGCTAATAATGCATCTTTGTATTGACTGTCTTGGAGATGCTGGATAGATTGAATCGCACGATCTGCAGCTTTTATTGCTTTTGCACGCGTAAAGTCAAGTGCACCTGATTTAGTGATTGCTTCGAGTATCACATCAAATTTGGATTCATCTCCTTGTTCTATGCAGCTGCGGACAAGCTTTTTTTCTTCGTCGGTACCATTTTTCATTAAGTAAATTAGGGGCAGTGTTGGTTTCCCCTCCCTTAGATCGTCGCCTACGTTTTTTCCAATATCAACCGCGTTACCGGAATAATCCAGTACATCATCAATTAACTGAAATGCTGTTCCAAGGGAGCGGCCATATTCTGCGGCAGCCTCAATTTGTATAGGGTCTGCGCCAGCAATCAATGCGCCTACTTGTGCGGCTGCTTCAAATAATTTTGCAGTTTTTGAGCGAATTACTTGCAGATAGCGCTCTTCATTTACATCGGGGTCATGCATATTAAGTAGCTGTAATACTTCACCCTCTGCGATCACATTTGTTGCATCCGCCAGGATTTGCATGATTTGCATACTATTAATTGAAACCATCATTTGGAAAGCACGGGAATACAAGAAGTCGCCAACTAACACTGAGGCGGCATTACCAAACATGGCATTTGCAGTTTTTCGCCCGCGACGCAAAGAAGATTCATCAACTACGTCATCGTGCAACAAGGTTGCCGTATGAATAAATTCAATAATTGCAGCTAGTTCGTGGTGCTGAGTGCCTCGATATTGATAGGCGTTAGCAACCAACAATACCAACACCGGGCGTATTCTTTTGCCGCCAGCATTGATAATATATTCAGCAATCTGATTGACTAAAGGTACTTCGGAGTGAAGCTTATTTCGAATCACCTGATTAACCGCAGTCATGTCGGTTGCGATGGATTCTGTGATACTTATTTGACGTGATGTTGTGGCAGACAAGGCGGTACCTGCTAAAAAATGCGTGTGAGTACTTAAGATAAGCATAGATTATACGATGCCAAGATGATTTCGCGTCAGGCCGAAACACTACGAGACTTATTCCCGCAACGACTTGCTGACGCAGGCTCTAATTTGGACGTTGATTTGTAAGAATTGCCCGCGGTTATCAGCCTCAGCGACAATTTGAGGAAAGTTTTGACGTCGTAGCTAAGTCTATGTATAATTGGAGGTTTTCCCGATTTATAAGCTTAATTTTTGGTTTATTCGGGGAATAAAAAATCGATTATTAATATCATTTGATGAGGTTTCACATGTACGCGGTCATAAAAACCGGTGGCAAACAATACAAAGTTGTCGCTGGTGAAAAACTTAAAGTAGAACAGATACCTGCAGACATTGGCTCCGAAATCACCATTGATCAAGTGCTCGCATTGGGCGCTGGTGACACCATTAAATTTGGTGCTCCCTTGGTCGCAGGTGCTACGGTGCTGGCTACGGTAATTTCGCAAGGTCGTCACGACAAAGTGCGCATTTTCAAAATGCGTCGTCGTAAGCATTACCAAAAGCGTCAAGGCCATCGCCAAAATTACACAGAACTGCAAATCGTTTCTATCAACGGCTAATCCTGTTTGATTTAATCAGAACCCAAGGAGCTAATAAATGGCACACAAAAAAGGCGGCGGCACCACGCGAAATGGTCGTGACTCAGAGTCAAAACGCTTAGGCGTTAAAGTTTACGGCGGCCAAACTATCAATGCTGGCGGTATCATCATTCGTCAACGCGGTACACGCGTTCACCCGGGTGAAAACGTTGGTATGGGCAAAGATCATACTTTGTTCGCATTGATCAACGGTAAAGTACAGTTTGCAATCAAAGGTGCAGCTCAGCACCAATACGCGATTGTTGTAGCAGCGTAATAGCTCGTTACAGACAGTACAATAAGGCGTAAGCCTGACGAAAAAGGCTCTGCCGTTGGTGGAGCCTTTTTAGTTTCAAAAGATCCTGTATAAATCTGTTGTCGGTATTTTAAACACGGTTTACACAAAGATTTATACAAGCTCTTTTTAGTAAGTGGTCTTGCATTGCTTGTTTTAATGGCAGGTTTTAAGCATCAAGCTACAGTTCCTGCTACTTTTTTTGACAAGGGTAGAGGATTAAGGCGCATTCGCTATTGATATTGAATTAATAATTAATTTATAACGAAGCGCGCCGAATTTATAGGTGAAACAAATGAAATTTATCGACGAAGCACGAATTGAAGTGATTGCTGGTGATGGCGGAAATGGTGTCGCCTCCTTCTGTCGTGAAAAATTCCGCCCATTTGGCGGCCCTGATGGCGGTGATGGCGGTAAGGGCGGCAGCATTATTGCGGTAGCTGATCGCAACATCAATACGCTAGTTGATTTTCGCTACGCAAAATTACACAAAGCGCGCGATGGGGAAAACGGTCGTGGTGCAGATTGCTATGGTAAAGGTGCAGACGATATTTTGCTACGTATGCCAGTCGGTACCTTGATTATTGATCGAAATACGGACGAATTGATTGCTGATTTAACCGAGCATGAGCAGCAAGTTGTATTGGTCAAAGGTGGCGAGGGTGGATGGGGGAATATTCACTTTAAATCATCTACCAATCGTGCGCCACGTCAACGTGGTGACGGCAAAGAAGGAGAACGTCGTGAATTACGTTTAGAGCTGAAAGTGCTGGCTGACGTTGGTTTGCTCGGCTTGCCAAATGCCGGTAAATCTACGTTTATTACTGCAGTATCGAACGCACGGCCTAAGATCGCTGATTATCCGTTCACGACATTGCATCCTAATTTGGGTATGGTTCGTGTCAGCCACGAAAAAAGTTTTGTGATTGCCGACATCCCTGGTTTGATCGAAGGCGCTGCGGATGGCGCTGGCCTGGGTATCCAATTTTTAAAGCATTTACAACGTACTGGTTTGCTACTGCATATAGTTGATCTGGCACCATTTGATGATAGCGTTGATCCGGTCAAAGATGCAAAAGCGTTGATCAAAGAACTGCGTAAATACGACGAATCTTTATACGAGAAGCCGCGCTGGTTAGTGTTGAATAAGCTCGATATGCTGAACGAAGAAGAGCGTAAAAAGAAAGTCAAAGACTTCGTAAAACGTTTTGGCTGGAAAGGTCCGGTATTTGAGATTTCCGCCTTAAATCGTGAAGGCTGTGAAGATTTAGTCACTGAAATTTACGCCTATCTTGCTGAAAAACGCATGCAAGAACAGCGTTCGCAAGAGACTCAGATGAAAGAAGAAGCGCAAGGCATTTTGTCGATCGATCCTGACGATCCTCGCTTTAAAGTGCTTGATTGAGTTTCAACTGAACTTCAACTGAATTTTAGCTGAGCTTCATTCCCCGTCGTCGCTGCACTCGCAGCGACGTTCCACATACAGTTTTGTTCGTAGCGCACACCTATGCATTCTGTCATCCAGCAAGCCAAGCGGCTTATCATCAAAGTTGGTTCTTCTCTAGTGACCAACGATGGTAAGGGGCTAGACCATCAAGCGATACAAAAGTGGGCCGCGCAAATTGCAGAATTGCGACAGATGGGCAAAGAGGTTGTGCTGGTTAGTTCCGGTGCGATTGCTGAAGGTCGTCAGCGCCTAGGATTTGATAAGCGCCCGACCGGCATTCACGAATTACAAGCCTGTGCCGCAGTCGGCCAGATGGGGCTCGCGCAAATTTATGAAAGTAGTTTTCGCGCACATGGTATAGGCACCGCTCAGATTCTGCTGACCCACGCCGACTTGGCGGACCGCGAACGTTATCTGAATGCGCGCTCTACCTTATTTACGCTGCTGCGTTTTGGCATCGTCTCGATCATTAATGAAAACGATACGGTCGTCACTGATGAAATCAAGTTTGGTGACAACGACACTTTGGGCGCATTGGTAGCGAATTTGATTGAAGGTGACGCGCTGATTATTCTGACAGATCAAAAAGGTTTGTACACTGCCGATCCGCGCAAACATCCCGATGCGCAATTTGTGCATGAAGCTAAAGCGGGCGATCCCGCATTGGAGGCCATGGCTGGCGGCGCTGGTTCCAGCTTAGGAAGCGGCGGTATGCTGACTAAAATCCTGGCAGCCAAACGCGGCGCTAGTTCTGGTGCGCATACGGTGATTGCCTGGGGACGTGAAGAGAATGTTCTGATTCGTCTGGCACAGGGCGAGGCGATTGGTACGCAATTAATTTCTCAGATGGCACCGTTGGCAGCGCGTAAGCAATGGATGGCAGATCATTTGCAAACCGCCGGACAATTGATATTAGACGCTGGCGCAGTTCAAAAATTGAGCCGCGAAGGTAAATCTTTGTTGCCTATCGGCGTGTTGGATGTCAAAGGTGAGTTTGGTCGAGGTGCCGTAGTCACTTGTTATAACGAAGCAGGGCAGGCAATTGCCCGCGGACTCAGCAATTACACCAGCACAGAAGCGCGCCGGATTAAGCGCCACCCGTCCACCGAGATTGCACAAATTCTTGGCTTTGTGGAAGAGCCAGAATTGATCCATAGAGACAACATGGTGTTGCTTTAACCAAGATTTTCCATTAGGCGCACCAGAGGTGCTATCTGAATGCTGGCGGCGCATTTTCGGTCATTTTTGGCGTTCTTCGTTGCTCATGGCTGGTGATGAGCGCCTTATTTACGACAAACTCACATCAAAACTGCCTCGAAAAGTCCATCCGTCATCAACTCAAATCCTAATGGAAAATCTCGGTTTAATCTGGTTTCAGCTGAAAGCGAATCAAGTAAAACGAAGATGTGGATGTTAGTAGGTTGCTGGCGCTATTTCTTCGGATACTTAAAATGAAATGAAAAAAATGAGGGGGCGTATTAATATACTCCCCCTCATTTTGTTAAAAATTGCTCTATTGTCCAATGATTCTCTGGGCAATTAAATATACTACTGATGAGTATATTTAATTGTTCTGATTATCGTCATCTCAAAAAATGCTAGAGCTGTATGTAATTAATGGTTATCCGTTGCGGCTACAAAGCCACTGCAAAGTTGACTTCAAGGAGTTAAAGCGGTTTCAGTGGTTGCCGTTTTTTCAGCCGTTCTAGCATTGCCGGTGCTTTTCCTGCGATGGTATTGCCCTCGCAAAAATAATCCGTGAATAAAGTCGAATGTTGTTTGTTCGCTGCTAATGCTTGAATGCTATCCCACTGATTGCGGCGAGAACGTGACCAACTGCCATCTGCGCGCCCGAATGCGTACAGTTTTTTCTCGTATGTGCTGCAGCGAATTCCCTCGTAACTGACATTCTTCGCACCAGAACTGCTGATCGAT of the Undibacterium sp. 5I1 genome contains:
- the ispB gene encoding octaprenyl diphosphate synthase, whose translation is MTAVNQVIRNKLHSEVPLVNQIAEYIINAGGKRIRPVLVLLVANAYQYRGTQHHELAAIIEFIHTATLLHDDVVDESSLRRGRKTANAMFGNAASVLVGDFLYSRAFQMMVSINSMQIMQILADATNVIAEGEVLQLLNMHDPDVNEERYLQVIRSKTAKLFEAAAQVGALIAGADPIQIEAAAEYGRSLGTAFQLIDDVLDYSGNAVDIGKNVGDDLREGKPTLPLIYLMKNGTDEEKKLVRSCIEQGDESKFDVILEAITKSGALDFTRAKAIKAADRAIQSIQHLQDSQYKDALLALCKFSVDRNH
- the rplU gene encoding 50S ribosomal protein L21, whose product is MYAVIKTGGKQYKVVAGEKLKVEQIPADIGSEITIDQVLALGAGDTIKFGAPLVAGATVLATVISQGRHDKVRIFKMRRRKHYQKRQGHRQNYTELQIVSING
- the rpmA gene encoding 50S ribosomal protein L27, yielding MAHKKGGGTTRNGRDSESKRLGVKVYGGQTINAGGIIIRQRGTRVHPGENVGMGKDHTLFALINGKVQFAIKGAAQHQYAIVVAA
- the obgE gene encoding GTPase ObgE, producing the protein MKFIDEARIEVIAGDGGNGVASFCREKFRPFGGPDGGDGGKGGSIIAVADRNINTLVDFRYAKLHKARDGENGRGADCYGKGADDILLRMPVGTLIIDRNTDELIADLTEHEQQVVLVKGGEGGWGNIHFKSSTNRAPRQRGDGKEGERRELRLELKVLADVGLLGLPNAGKSTFITAVSNARPKIADYPFTTLHPNLGMVRVSHEKSFVIADIPGLIEGAADGAGLGIQFLKHLQRTGLLLHIVDLAPFDDSVDPVKDAKALIKELRKYDESLYEKPRWLVLNKLDMLNEEERKKKVKDFVKRFGWKGPVFEISALNREGCEDLVTEIYAYLAEKRMQEQRSQETQMKEEAQGILSIDPDDPRFKVLD
- the proB gene encoding glutamate 5-kinase — encoded protein: MHSVIQQAKRLIIKVGSSLVTNDGKGLDHQAIQKWAAQIAELRQMGKEVVLVSSGAIAEGRQRLGFDKRPTGIHELQACAAVGQMGLAQIYESSFRAHGIGTAQILLTHADLADRERYLNARSTLFTLLRFGIVSIINENDTVVTDEIKFGDNDTLGALVANLIEGDALIILTDQKGLYTADPRKHPDAQFVHEAKAGDPALEAMAGGAGSSLGSGGMLTKILAAKRGASSGAHTVIAWGREENVLIRLAQGEAIGTQLISQMAPLAARKQWMADHLQTAGQLILDAGAVQKLSREGKSLLPIGVLDVKGEFGRGAVVTCYNEAGQAIARGLSNYTSTEARRIKRHPSTEIAQILGFVEEPELIHRDNMVLL